A single genomic interval of Prunus dulcis chromosome 5, ALMONDv2, whole genome shotgun sequence harbors:
- the LOC117628018 gene encoding transcription factor MYB62-like: protein MSSNTKSLSSTSCSEDESELRRGPWTLEEDTLLIQYIARHGEGRWNLLAKRSGLRRTGKSCRLRWLNYLKPDVKRGNLSPEEQLLILDLHSKWGNRWSKIAQYLPGRTDNEIKNYWRTRVQKQARHLKVDTNSTEFQNIIRCFWMPRLLQKIGGESSFSSPMLIQNPMALQPLDNISQHLTAATASPSQIPGQGALNMSGTIYNLDSIQKQNAESEFCTSSCILPSEPIDMPKMSQIPECPPSPFHAILNNDNAKGGFCVDDNSYDIEAFNLQGSVSAQGFAGNSAGDCYVAESNWLDSDFSCGMWSMDELWQSRS from the exons ATGTCTAGTAATACTAAAAGCTTAAGTAGCACAAGTTGCAGCGAGGATGAAAGTGAGCTAAGGAGAGGGCCATGGACTCTTGAAGAAGACACTCTTCTGATTCAATACATAGCTCGTCATGGTGAAGGCAGATGGAATTTGCTAGCAAAACGTTCAG GGTTAAGGAGAACTGGCAAGAGTTGCAGACTGAGATGGTTGAATTATCTGAAACCGGATGTTAAGCGAGGAAATCTTAGTCCAGAAGAACAGCTATTGATTCTTGACCTCCACTCAAAGTGGGGCAACAg GTGGTCCAAAATTGCGCAGTATTTACCGGGTAGAACGGACAACGAAATCAAGAACTACTGGAGAACAAGGGTGCAGAAACAAGCACGGCATCTTAAAGTTGACACCAACAGCACAGAATTCCAAAATATTATCAGGTGCTTTTGGATGCCAAGATTGCTGCAGAAGATAGGAGGAGAATCATCGTTTTCTTCCCCCATGTTAATCCAAAATCCGATGGCTTTGCAGCCTCTTGACAATATTTCTCAGCATTtaacagcagcaacagcatCACCTTCACAAATTCCTGGGCAGGGAGCTCTTAATATGAGTGGAACAATATACAATTTGGATAGCATCCAAAAGCAGAACGCAGAGTCAGAGTTCTGCACCAGTTCCTGCATTTTGCCTTCAGAACCAATAGACATGCCAAAGATGTCTCAAATTCCAGAATGCCCTCCTAGTCCTTTTCATGCCATACTTAACAATGATAATGCAAAGGGCGGCTTTTGTGTTGACGACAATAGCTATGACATAGAAGCCTTCAATCTGCAGGGGTCTGTTTCAGCACAAGGGTTTGCTGGAAACTCTGCTGGTGATTGCTATGTAGCAGAAAGCAACTGGCTTGACAGTGATTTTTCATGCGGCATGTGGAGCATGGACGAATTGTGGCAAAGTAGGAGCTGA